A region from the Paenibacillus humicola genome encodes:
- a CDS encoding UDP-glucose dehydrogenase family protein produces the protein MKIGVFGAGYVGLVTAACFAELGHQLMVVEKNKEKLEKLKSGQNTIYEPDLDELLQNNTKNGRLTFFLQTETVVENCDVLFLCVGTPPKEDGSADMSQIESAIIEIIRCVSPSAYKLIVLKSTVPVGTAARLKELIQFYKDDKQIEIEIASNPEFLKEGVAVDDFMNPERIVMGVSSQKAAEILQNIYQSFSCPKIVTNSNTAEIIKYAANSFLATKISFINMVSDLCDAVGADVRQVALGMGYDDRIGSKFLKAGIGFGGSCFPKDLRAFAHAGDKNNLNFNLLDEVIRINNERPAKMVNKLKDLLWVLTGKTIGILGLTFKPETDDVRETPAFPFIDALLKEGAKVRVFDPIGMSNFKTMFHQVSEKIDFASDEYGMSENCDAIVLVTDWKQFIGLDWDRILQNMNLPVILDTRNCLNGEEMTKKRFIYADTSFNYAKSRR, from the coding sequence ATGAAAATTGGAGTATTTGGAGCAGGCTACGTTGGACTTGTTACGGCAGCATGCTTTGCGGAACTCGGTCATCAATTGATGGTTGTCGAAAAGAACAAAGAAAAGCTCGAAAAACTAAAAAGCGGACAGAACACAATTTATGAACCTGATCTAGACGAACTGTTACAAAATAATACAAAAAACGGCCGGTTAACTTTTTTTCTACAAACCGAAACAGTGGTCGAAAACTGTGATGTATTGTTTTTATGTGTCGGAACTCCTCCAAAAGAAGATGGCAGTGCGGATATGTCTCAAATCGAGTCGGCAATAATCGAAATTATAAGGTGCGTTAGTCCGTCCGCCTATAAGCTAATTGTTCTTAAAAGTACAGTACCCGTAGGTACAGCGGCACGTTTAAAGGAACTGATCCAGTTTTATAAAGACGATAAACAAATCGAAATTGAAATCGCCTCAAATCCCGAGTTTTTAAAAGAAGGCGTCGCTGTTGACGATTTTATGAATCCGGAAAGAATTGTGATGGGTGTATCCAGTCAAAAGGCTGCTGAAATATTACAAAACATTTATCAATCGTTCAGTTGTCCCAAAATTGTTACGAATTCCAATACGGCCGAAATCATCAAATATGCTGCCAATTCATTCCTCGCTACAAAAATCTCTTTTATTAATATGGTTTCGGATTTATGCGATGCAGTAGGAGCCGATGTGAGACAAGTTGCACTAGGAATGGGTTACGACGATCGTATAGGCAGCAAATTTTTGAAAGCTGGTATCGGTTTTGGGGGTTCTTGTTTCCCAAAGGATTTAAGAGCTTTTGCTCATGCCGGGGATAAAAACAACTTAAATTTCAATTTATTGGATGAAGTCATACGCATAAACAATGAAAGACCTGCTAAAATGGTAAATAAATTAAAGGATCTTTTGTGGGTCCTAACAGGAAAAACGATAGGAATATTGGGATTAACCTTTAAGCCAGAAACTGATGACGTAAGGGAAACTCCAGCATTCCCATTCATTGATGCTTTACTAAAAGAGGGAGCAAAGGTCAGAGTTTTTGATCCGATCGGAATGTCAAATTTTAAAACGATGTTTCATCAAGTTTCCGAGAAAATCGATTTTGCATCAGATGAGTATGGAATGAGTGAGAATTGTGATGCGATCGTATTGGTTACGGACTGGAAGCAATTTATTGGGCTTGATTGGGACCGAATCCTACAAAACATGAATCTCCCGGTAATTTTAGATACTCGTAATTGTTTAAATGGGGAGGAGATGACTAAAAAAAGGTTCATCTATGCGGATACCAGTTTCAACTATGCTAAAAGTAGGAGGTAA
- a CDS encoding glycosyltransferase family protein: MKTINFCFKIGVPSKRELHQWGDYHLIRSFGEALKNKGHHYEIQILPEWHTDRDFDADIIVHVRGLSKYQVKPHHFNIMWNISHPSKIDFDEYNQYDLVLVASETYSEQLKDKLSVPVQALHQFVDTKLFYPDRNKAYQSELLFVGNSRGVMREIIRDILPPPKSLTVYGGGWKGLIPDQYIKNEYFPNEKLRILYSSCNILLNDHWEDMKSYGFINNRIFDAYACKSIVISDSHSELEKLFPHALTYNSRKGLLELIQDIFERKNYYSELTETLYCQTVEDHTVNRRVDQFLEILSNFNLQKQYPKAKQQKSVKKVANEFLLTRLGYGKTYRLLHKSYHKVNTIKSQIKQISIILQKAKIKLFNEEGLHTLLNMASEAEIKALATRLAVPYQSPQLVSIIIPTKNGVHHLRHLVPHLMINTLIENYEVLIIDNNSNDSTKRFTEGINDPHFKFINTARDLNFSETINFGVKHARGDIFVFLNNDVVPLFGWLDELLRAFRSEDNVGIVGSRLIYNHQNKLNKHGEVLYPGCSIQHDGIKINWSHNGLMPYNTGKYRNPLDTNHESWTEEVPAVTAACMLTDRQTFEAVNGFNEDYQFGKEDVDYSLKVRKYGKKILIHRRSLLFHREFASQTKRSKRSRKMMRIRNNEIFNKLWFKEISSEIWKEKIYNRKQFWSETPLNICFLVTENRPDTTAGDFFSAYGLGSSLKERYGYEVSYLPRRPIFEWNEVPESTDIVIIMRHDCDIRKLNISPKTLKVAWVRGYVKEWLAQPWVDQFNGLVFSTDFALQIGKTSVDNRKIWGALPLAITSEFSSVREFQRDIDVSFVGNIFEVPRDIVKCLDLSQSFDFHFYGRLEAEKNHPWRPYHKGSIEHGKVPQIYGRSKIVIEDTAPFNAGTINLRVFEAAAGGALVISNFTEGLTELFGESVLIYRDKEHLTELISYYLNHEDERAFKAEQARQIVFDHHTFYHRAATFKKLLEERFLYFEVEKN; this comes from the coding sequence ATGAAAACAATTAATTTCTGTTTCAAAATAGGTGTCCCGTCCAAGCGGGAGCTTCATCAATGGGGAGATTATCACTTAATTCGCAGTTTCGGCGAAGCCCTGAAAAATAAGGGGCATCATTACGAAATTCAAATTCTTCCTGAATGGCATACTGACCGGGATTTTGATGCTGATATCATTGTACATGTCAGGGGCTTGTCAAAATATCAAGTCAAGCCTCATCATTTTAATATCATGTGGAATATTTCACATCCCTCTAAAATTGATTTTGATGAGTACAATCAGTACGATTTGGTGCTGGTTGCTTCGGAGACTTATTCTGAGCAATTAAAGGACAAACTAAGCGTGCCTGTTCAAGCTTTGCACCAATTCGTGGATACTAAATTATTCTATCCTGATCGAAATAAAGCGTATCAATCCGAATTATTGTTTGTTGGTAACTCCAGGGGAGTTATGCGCGAGATCATACGGGACATCCTTCCGCCGCCGAAATCGCTCACAGTTTATGGAGGAGGCTGGAAGGGGCTGATTCCCGATCAGTATATTAAAAATGAATATTTTCCCAACGAAAAACTGAGAATTTTATATTCTTCTTGTAATATATTATTAAATGATCACTGGGAAGATATGAAATCGTATGGTTTTATCAATAACCGTATATTTGATGCGTATGCTTGTAAGTCTATCGTAATCAGTGACTCTCATAGCGAGCTTGAAAAGTTGTTCCCTCATGCATTAACCTATAACTCGCGAAAAGGTTTATTGGAATTAATTCAGGATATTTTCGAACGGAAAAATTATTATTCTGAATTGACAGAGACTTTATACTGCCAAACAGTTGAGGATCACACTGTTAACCGGCGCGTAGATCAATTTTTAGAGATTCTTTCAAATTTCAACCTTCAAAAGCAATATCCTAAAGCTAAACAGCAAAAATCAGTCAAAAAAGTCGCGAACGAATTTTTATTGACCCGGCTAGGCTATGGGAAAACTTATCGCTTATTACATAAGTCTTACCACAAAGTTAACACGATTAAATCGCAAATCAAACAAATAAGTATCATACTTCAAAAGGCAAAGATCAAGCTTTTTAACGAAGAGGGACTTCATACTTTATTAAACATGGCCAGTGAAGCTGAAATTAAAGCTTTGGCTACTCGTTTAGCGGTTCCTTATCAGTCGCCTCAGTTGGTAAGTATAATAATTCCTACGAAAAATGGAGTTCATCATCTTCGGCATCTCGTTCCGCATCTTATGATCAACACCTTAATCGAAAACTATGAGGTTTTAATAATTGATAATAACAGTAACGATTCAACCAAGAGATTTACCGAAGGAATAAACGATCCCCATTTCAAATTTATCAATACTGCTCGTGATTTGAATTTTTCCGAGACAATCAATTTTGGAGTGAAACATGCACGAGGAGATATATTTGTTTTTCTTAACAATGATGTTGTGCCGCTATTCGGCTGGCTGGATGAACTGCTTAGAGCCTTTCGATCGGAAGACAATGTTGGTATTGTTGGATCGCGCTTAATTTATAACCACCAGAACAAGTTGAATAAACATGGTGAAGTACTATACCCGGGATGTTCGATCCAACACGATGGTATTAAAATAAATTGGAGTCATAATGGATTGATGCCTTATAACACTGGGAAATATCGTAACCCGCTTGACACGAATCATGAAAGCTGGACTGAAGAGGTGCCGGCCGTTACTGCTGCTTGTATGCTAACTGATCGGCAAACATTTGAGGCCGTAAATGGTTTTAACGAAGACTATCAATTTGGAAAAGAAGATGTAGATTACTCGCTTAAAGTTAGGAAGTATGGCAAAAAAATTCTGATTCATCGGAGATCTCTACTATTTCATCGTGAATTTGCTTCACAAACGAAAAGAAGTAAACGATCTCGAAAAATGATGCGCATTCGAAACAATGAAATTTTTAACAAACTTTGGTTCAAAGAAATTTCTTCTGAAATTTGGAAGGAAAAGATTTATAATCGAAAACAGTTTTGGTCGGAGACTCCTTTGAATATCTGTTTTCTGGTAACTGAAAATCGTCCGGATACAACAGCGGGGGATTTCTTCTCTGCATATGGACTTGGCAGCTCATTAAAAGAAAGGTACGGGTACGAAGTCAGCTATTTACCAAGAAGACCTATTTTCGAATGGAACGAAGTACCCGAAAGTACGGATATCGTCATCATTATGCGTCATGATTGCGATATACGCAAGCTAAATATATCCCCGAAAACATTAAAAGTCGCCTGGGTCCGTGGGTATGTGAAGGAATGGCTGGCGCAACCTTGGGTTGATCAATTCAACGGACTGGTATTTTCAACCGACTTTGCTTTACAAATAGGGAAAACGAGTGTTGATAATCGGAAAATTTGGGGGGCTCTTCCTCTCGCAATTACCTCAGAGTTTAGTTCAGTGAGAGAATTTCAACGAGATATTGATGTAAGTTTTGTAGGTAATATTTTTGAAGTTCCCAGAGACATCGTTAAATGTCTGGATCTTAGCCAATCTTTTGATTTTCATTTTTATGGAAGGCTTGAAGCTGAAAAAAATCACCCGTGGCGGCCTTATCATAAAGGTTCGATTGAACATGGTAAAGTACCGCAAATCTATGGCAGGAGCAAAATCGTTATCGAAGATACGGCCCCATTTAACGCAGGAACGATTAATCTCAGGGTTTTTGAGGCAGCTGCAGGTGGTGCTTTAGTTATATCTAATTTTACGGAAGGTTTGACTGAGTTATTTGGAGAAAGTGTTTTAATTTACCGCGATAAAGAACACTTAACTGAGCTCATCTCCTACTATTTAAATCATGAGGATGAGAGGGCTTTTAAAGCTGAACAGGCAAGGCAGATCGTGTTCGATCACCATACTTTTTATCATCGTGCAGCAACTTTTAAAAAACTGCTGGAGGAGCGTTTTCTTTATTTTGAGGTTGAAAAGAATTAA